Proteins from a single region of Phormidium ambiguum IAM M-71:
- a CDS encoding LOG family protein: MNITPSFNTHESLPSELAELIERLPSHKYKKWIEQSLATLLRMGTTEIDRLDWKILTASLLDMERGFQTFYPYRHIRKVTFFGSARVSPDTPEYQMAVDFGRRVTELGFMLMTGGGGGIMQAGNEGAGKENSFGLNIQLPFEQSANQFIDGDGKLIHFKYFFTRKLFLLRESDAIGVFPGGFGTQDEAFECLTLCQTGRYGPVPLILIDSPGGDYWTDWDRYVEKHLVKRGLVNPEDRSVYTITDDLDVACEAITSFYRVYHSSRYVGEQFVIRLKSELKDADVEWLNENFSDILVKGRIEKTSAFPQETGDETFNLPRLVMYFNQRDLGRLYQMIAAINRMNPTSPESEHPERK, translated from the coding sequence ATGAACATTACACCCTCGTTCAATACCCATGAATCTTTGCCATCGGAGTTGGCAGAGTTAATCGAGCGGCTACCCTCGCATAAGTATAAGAAATGGATCGAGCAATCACTGGCTACCTTGTTACGAATGGGTACTACTGAGATCGATCGCCTTGATTGGAAGATATTAACTGCTTCCTTACTAGATATGGAACGGGGCTTCCAAACTTTTTATCCCTACCGACATATTCGCAAAGTTACCTTTTTTGGTTCGGCTCGTGTGTCACCAGATACTCCAGAGTACCAAATGGCTGTAGATTTTGGTCGTCGGGTCACTGAGTTAGGATTCATGCTCATGACTGGTGGCGGTGGCGGCATTATGCAGGCGGGAAATGAAGGTGCAGGGAAAGAAAACTCTTTTGGTTTAAATATCCAGCTGCCCTTTGAACAGTCAGCTAACCAATTTATCGACGGAGATGGCAAGTTAATTCACTTTAAGTATTTTTTCACACGCAAGCTGTTTTTATTACGAGAAAGTGATGCGATTGGAGTTTTTCCCGGTGGTTTTGGCACTCAAGATGAAGCTTTTGAGTGTTTGACTCTTTGCCAAACTGGTAGATATGGCCCTGTACCGTTAATTTTGATAGATAGTCCAGGCGGTGATTATTGGACAGACTGGGATAGATATGTCGAAAAGCATCTAGTCAAACGTGGATTAGTTAATCCTGAAGATCGCAGCGTCTACACAATTACAGATGACTTAGACGTAGCTTGCGAAGCAATAACCAGTTTTTATCGAGTTTATCACTCCAGTCGTTACGTTGGAGAACAGTTTGTGATTCGGCTCAAATCTGAACTAAAAGATGCGGATGTTGAGTGGTTGAACGAAAATTTTTCAGACATTCTGGTAAAAGGACGAATCGAAAAAACTTCAGCTTTTCCACAAGAAACAGGTGACGAAACTTTTAATTTACCTCGTCTGGTGATGTATTTTAATCAACGCGACTTGGGAAGACTTTATCAGATGATTGCGGCTATTAATCGGATGAATCCTACTTCCCCAGAGTCAGAACACCCCGAACGTAAGTAA
- the trxA gene encoding thioredoxin, whose protein sequence is MSAALQVTDSTFETEVINSAIPVLVDFWAPWCGPCRMVAPVVDEIATQYEGQVKVVKLNTDENPNVASKFGIRSIPTLMIFKGGQRVDMVVGAVPKTTLANTLEKYL, encoded by the coding sequence ATGTCAGCAGCCTTACAAGTTACAGACTCTACTTTTGAGACAGAAGTAATTAATAGTGCTATCCCTGTTTTAGTGGACTTTTGGGCTCCTTGGTGTGGACCTTGCCGGATGGTCGCACCCGTGGTAGACGAAATTGCCACGCAGTACGAAGGTCAAGTGAAAGTTGTTAAGCTCAATACTGATGAGAATCCTAATGTTGCCAGCAAGTTTGGGATTCGTAGTATTCCGACGCTGATGATTTTCAAAGGCGGTCAGCGAGTTGATATGGTAGTTGGTGCGGTTCCGAAGACTACTTTAGCTAATACTTTGGAAAAATATCTCTAA
- a CDS encoding YqeG family HAD IIIA-type phosphatase — MSWGALLQPDLILEGTILRLTPEILEYYQLKGLVLDVDETLVPMKVSQASDELLHWVEEIRQVAQLWLVSNNISELRIGRIAQALNLPYIFGASKPSRRKLRRAVNEMNLPIEQVAMVGDRLFTDVLAGNRLGMFTILVEPIVPTGEAIQSYPIHTLEVWLSQVLGATIPAKKRHIK; from the coding sequence ATGTCTTGGGGCGCACTGTTACAGCCAGACTTAATTTTAGAAGGCACTATTCTCCGTCTAACACCGGAAATTCTTGAGTATTACCAACTGAAAGGTTTGGTGTTAGATGTGGATGAAACCTTAGTACCTATGAAAGTTTCTCAAGCTTCTGATGAACTACTACACTGGGTCGAAGAAATTCGTCAAGTAGCTCAATTATGGCTGGTAAGTAATAACATAAGTGAATTGAGAATTGGTAGAATTGCTCAAGCTTTGAATTTGCCTTATATTTTTGGTGCTAGCAAGCCTTCTCGTCGCAAGTTAAGAAGGGCAGTTAATGAAATGAATTTGCCGATCGAACAAGTGGCAATGGTTGGCGATCGCTTATTCACCGATGTCCTAGCAGGTAATCGTTTGGGAATGTTCACTATTTTAGTCGAACCGATCGTTCCTACCGGAGAAGCAATTCAATCTTACCCAATTCACACTCTAGAAGTTTGGTTATCCCAAGTTCTCGGCGCAACTATCCCCGCTAAAAAACGGCACATTAAATAA
- the proB gene encoding glutamate 5-kinase, whose protein sequence is MNQTIVVKIGTSSLTNPATGNLALSTIAGLVEVLSRLRAAGNNVILVSSGAVGVGCARLGLQERPRNMAVKQAVAAVGQGRLMRVYDDLFTSLQQPIAQVLLTRSDLVQRSRYVNAYNTFEALLKLGVIPIVNENDTVAIEELKFGDNDTLSARVASLLEADWLFLLTDVDRLYSADPRSNPNAQPITLVTNIDQLAELEVQTGDRGSQWGTGGMITKIAAARIATAAGVRTVITEGKNPGNLEKILAGEAIGTHFEPQTQHSNARKRWIAHGLVPAGKIYLDRGAVSAIAKAGKSLLAAGITQVEGEFHASDAVQLCDTTGQEIARGIVNYSSSELQKIQGRQSSEITVILGYAGAETVVHRDNLVLI, encoded by the coding sequence ATGAATCAAACTATAGTTGTTAAAATTGGTACTTCTAGCTTAACTAATCCTGCTACTGGTAACTTAGCTCTTTCGACAATTGCGGGTTTAGTGGAAGTTCTTAGCCGTCTCCGTGCTGCCGGAAATAATGTAATTTTAGTATCATCAGGGGCAGTAGGTGTAGGTTGTGCGCGTTTGGGGTTACAGGAACGTCCGCGTAATATGGCGGTGAAACAAGCAGTAGCTGCTGTGGGACAAGGTAGATTAATGCGCGTTTACGATGATTTATTTACTTCCTTACAACAACCGATCGCACAAGTATTACTCACTCGTAGCGATTTAGTCCAACGCAGTCGCTATGTTAATGCTTATAACACTTTTGAAGCATTATTAAAGCTGGGTGTCATTCCCATTGTCAATGAAAATGATACAGTCGCCATTGAAGAGTTGAAATTTGGCGATAATGACACTCTTTCTGCCAGAGTTGCTAGTTTATTAGAAGCAGATTGGTTGTTCTTACTTACGGATGTCGATCGACTTTATTCCGCAGATCCGCGCAGTAATCCTAATGCTCAACCTATTACTTTAGTAACTAACATCGATCAATTAGCAGAATTAGAAGTACAAACAGGCGATCGCGGTTCTCAATGGGGTACTGGTGGTATGATTACGAAAATTGCCGCCGCTCGTATTGCTACTGCGGCTGGAGTTCGCACAGTAATTACCGAAGGCAAAAACCCAGGAAATTTGGAAAAAATCCTAGCGGGAGAAGCAATAGGTACTCATTTTGAACCGCAAACGCAACACAGCAATGCTCGCAAACGCTGGATTGCTCACGGTTTAGTTCCCGCTGGTAAAATTTACTTGGATCGAGGTGCAGTAAGTGCGATCGCTAAAGCCGGAAAATCCCTTCTAGCTGCCGGAATAACTCAAGTAGAAGGTGAATTTCATGCATCTGATGCTGTGCAATTATGCGACACTACTGGTCAAGAAATTGCTAGAGGAATTGTCAACTACAGTAGTAGCGAACTGCAAAAAATTCAAGGCCGTCAATCAAGCGAAATTACCGTAATTTTAGGCTACGCAGGTGCAGAAACCGTAGTTCATCGAGATAACTTAGTACTAATTTAA